Within the Maribacter sp. BPC-D8 genome, the region ATACCCATCTGGATATCTGTCTACCAAAAGTTTAAGAACCTCTGGCGTCAATTTTTTAAAGTCCACAATGACTCTGTTTAAATGTGCGTTCTTGTCCATAATTACATGTCTAATAGGTAAGCAAAAATTAAAGGTGCAACAATTGTCGCATCACTCTCAATTATAAATTTAGGCGTATTAATATCTAATTTACCCCAGGTTATTTTCTCGTTAGGCACTGCACCCGAGTAAGAACCATAACTAGTTGTACTATCACTTATTTGGCAGAAATAGCTCCAGAAAGGAGTGTCTGTACGTTCCATATCTTGATATAACATCGGTACTACACAAATAGGGAAATCACCTGCGATACCACCACCAATTTGGAAGAATCCGATTCCGTCTTGTGAATTTTCAGTATACCAATCTGCCAAGAAGGTCATGTACTCGATACCAGATTTCATAGTACTAGCTTTCAACTCACCTTTCATTACATATGAAGCAAAAATGTTACCCATAGTACTATCTTCCCAACCTGGGCAAATGATAGGTAGGTTCTTTTCTGCAGCAGCATACATCCACGAATCTTTAAGGTCAATTTCGTAATACTCTTCAAGCACTCCAGAAAGTAACATTTTGTACATGAACTCATGTGGTAGAAAACGCTCTCCTTTATCATCGGCATCTTTCCAAATTTTGAAAATATGCTCTTGTAATCTTCTAAATGCTTCTTCTTCAGGAATACAAGTATCTGTTACTCTATTCAACCCTTTCTCTAACAGATCCCACTCGTCTTGCGGAGTCAAATCTCTGTAATTAGGCACACGTTTGTAATGAGAATGTGCTACCAAGTTCATGATATCTTCCTCTAGGTTTGCGCCTGTACAAGATATGATCTGCACTTTATCTTGACGAATAACCTCTGCAAATATTTTACCTATTTCAGCTGTAGACATAGCACCAGCTAATGACACCAACATTTTGGCACCATTCTCTAATTGCTCTTCATAACCTTTTGCAGCATCAACTAAAGCAGCGGCATTGAAATGTAAATAGTATTTTTCTATAAAATTGGTGATAGCACCTTTATTCTTCGTCATCTTCAAATTTTGAATTAGTGTTAGCTTTATAATCTATGTCAAAAGTATTATCATACTCTTGTTCAAAATCTTGCCCTGCAAATTTATAGCTGAGCATTTTGTAATATAATTTTGCCGCCAAAAAATCTGACGATTTATCATTTTTATTTGGGCATAGTTCAACAATATCGAAACCTACCACATTCTTTTCTTCAAAAACCTGCTTTAAGAATTCCATTGTTTCGTACCAAAGCAATCCGCCTGGTTCTGGAGTACCTGTAGAAGGCATAATAGAAGGGTCAAAAGCATCTAGATCAAACGTTATAAATACGTTTTCTGTCATAGCTTCAACCACCTTATCTGTCCAATATTCATCATTGACCATATCATGTGCGAAGAACGTTTTCTCTTCGTCCATTACCGTCTTTTCAATAACATCCATAGAACGAATACCTACTTGAACTAAATTGGTAGTCTGGCTTGCCTCATATACAGCACAAGCATGGTTATACTTGGTACCTTCATACGATTCTCTTAAATCGGCATGTGCATCTATTTGCAATACCGTTAAGTTATCGAAACATTCATTAAAGGCACGTATAGAGCCAATTGAAATTGAATGTTCACCTCCAAAAAGGGTTACAAACTTGTTACGTTTAATAAAGTCTTTAGTAACAGCATGAACTTCGTTAACCACAGCCTCTGCCGAACTGTTCTCAGTTATAGGCTCGGTTAAGTGTATACCTTGTTTATAAACCTCAGAATCGGTTTCAATGTCATACAATTCCATGTTTTCAGAAGCTTCTAAAAAAGCTTCCGGACCTTTGTCCGCTCCTTTACCCCAAGTACTGGTTCCGTCATAAGGAACAGGTATCAAGATAATTTTCGATTTCTCAAGTTGTGCGAATTCATCGGAAATTCCGGCATAATTCTTAGATGTACTCATGATATTTTAGCTATTATTAAATGGTTTTTTAATACTATTTTCAATTCTATATACGTATTTCTATAACTATCGGTCGTTGTAACCGAACTATTTTTATTCATCTTCAGCGGTAACATCATACCCTAAGATATCTAGTAAGTCCTCTGCCTTTTGCTGTGCCCGAAATTGCTTGTAAGTGAAGTTGCCATTTTCATCTTTATCAATCAATATATGCTTTGGTTGCGGAATTAAGCAGTGCTGTAAACCGCCATACCCACCAATAGATTCTTGATATGCACCTGTATTAAAAAAGCCGATATACAATGGTTTCTCTCTCTTATATTTTGGCAAATAGATAGCATTCGTGTTTTGCTCGCTATTATAGTAATCATCACTATCACAAGTCAATCCGCCTAACAATACACGCTCATACTCATCGTTCCAACGGTTAATTGGTAACATGATAAATCGTTTGTTGATTGCCCAAGTATCTGGTAATGTAGTTATGAAAGATGAATCGATCATATTCCATTTTTCACGATCATTTTGCTGCTTCTGGTATAAAATCTCATAAATAGCACCACCACTTTCACCTACGGTGAAACTACCAAATTCAGTAAAAATATGAGGAACGGGAACATCTGCTTCTGAACACGTAATATTGATCTGATTTAAAATCTCGTTGATCATGTATTGGTAATCGTACTCGAAAGCCAATGAGTTTTTAATTGGGAAACCGCCACCAATGTTCAAGCTATCTAATGAAGGGCATATCTTCTTTAATCGAACATATACTTTTAAACATTTTACAAGCTCGTTCCAGTAATACGCATTGTCACGAATACCAGTATTGATAAAAAAGTGAAGCATCTTTAGCTCTACCTTATCATTATCTTTTATTTGGTTTTCGTAAAACGGAACAATGTTCTTGTACCCAATACCTAAACGAGAAGTATAGAACTCGAATTTTGGCTCTTCTTCTGATGCTATACGAATACCTACTTTAAAAGTATCATTGATAGCATCTGATAATAAATCTATTTCTTCGTAATTATCAATAATAGGCACACAGTTTTGGTGTCCGTTATTGATTAAACGAGCAATATTTTCAATGTATTTTTCGCGTTTGAATCCGTTACAGATTACATACGTTTGATCGGTTAATTTACCGTCTTTCTTAAGTTTTTCTATAATATTGATATCAAAAGCAGAAGAGGTTTCCATATGAATCTCGTTCTTAAGCGCCTCGTGCATTACATGTTGAAAATGCGAACTTTTAGTACAATAACAATAATGGTATTTACCTTTATAGTTATTCTTCTCTATTGCATTTGCAAACCAATTTTTGGCTCTCAGAATATTCTCAGAAATCTTCGGTAAATAGGTAAACTTTAATGGGCTACCGAATTGTTCGACCACCTCGTTTAACGGTATACCGTGAAACTGTAAGTGCTCGCCATTTAAATTAAACTCTTCTTGTGGAAAATAATAAGTTTGATCAATAAGATCAATGTATTTGGTATTCATGAAATTGAATATTATATAATGATGAAATATGATTATGATAAATATAGTAACTAACCTAAAGACTTAAAGTTAAGAAAACGTAACTTTAATAGGCAAGAAATCACACTAGAATTTGCTTCTGAGTAGTAGGTATAAAAAAGTAATCATGCTGACTTTGCATAATTGCAGAAAATGTGTTGGAAGTTTGCTTAATTAATCGGCAACCTATCTGATAAGCCATTTGTGGGAAATACTTCCAATTTCCCTCAAACCCGAACATAGAATAACGATACATAATGTTCAGCTAAAAGCTTGAAATTTCTACTACACAAAGTAGTGTATTAGAACAGGACAAATGAAATCAAAAAAAATGAAAAAACAATGTTTTTTATTTTTTTTACGACCAGCGACAATTTTTTAAATATTTTTATAAAATGAACTAATAATACAATTGTAACTACCTTATTTTTAATACTTTAAAATACATCGTTAAAAATTTATAAAATGAAAAAAATACAATCAAAAAGTATATACATGTCTCTTCTTTTGTTCTTGACCATCAATTTGACAATTTATGGTCAAATTCCACCCGGAATTTATGCAGATACTGTCGAAAATAATGGCACAAAAACAGTACATCAAGTAAAGATAAATGATAACTATTTTATTTATAATGAATATGAAATTGAACCCGCAAATTTTATAAAAACTGTGGGCGGATTTATTCAAATTGAAAACACGGCATCAAACACCCTTTTAGTGGTTCTTTTAGAATTTAATTCTGACTTCGAAAATGATGTGGTAAGGCAACTTTCTATTCCCATTGAAATGGATGGCGAGAAGCTTAAAATAAATTGGTTTCAACAACTAAGTTTAGCACCTATATTTCCTGCAACTCAAGATCTGGACGGTGCTTGGCTATTTGCAACCAGAGGACCAGATACCGGTCAAGAAAGAAGAGGAGAAGAAAATACCAGAAAAACCTTAAAACTTTTGATGGACAATACCTTTCAGTGGATAGCATACGATACAGAATCCTTTAAATTTTCAGGCACTGGCGGCGGAACTTACACTGCTGAAAACGGAATCTACAAAGAAGAAATAGAGTTCTTCTCTAAAGATAATTCTAGAGTCGGTGCACAATTAGAATTCAATTATAAACTTAAAGGAGATGATTGGCACCATACAGGAAAAAATAGCAAAGGCGAACCTATGTATGAAATTTGGAGCAAAAGAATAGTGATGGGGTTATAACTCAAACGATACCATTCATCGAAAATACCAAAAGGAGGCTGTTACCCTGTTATACTTTTTATAGTTTAGCTGAAATTTCCTACTTATGTCTAACTACATTAATCTTTTCGGATTTTTCGCGATTTGTCTAATTGTTGCCTTTTTGGTGGTATTTATTTTTAGCGAGAATAAGAATTAGATCAGTAAGATCTATTCTATTTAAATACATTAGTCATTACTAAATGACAACATAAAAAATTTACTCATAAACCTCAACGACCATTTCAACCTCAACAGCCATATTACCAGGTAGAGACCCCATACCAACTGCCGCTCGTGCATGTTTTCCTTTATCCCCAAAAACGGCAACCATTAAATCTGAATAACCATTAATGACTTTCGAGTGGTCTTTAAAATCTGGTAAGGCATTAACCATACCATGTACACTAACAATTCTTTTCACTTTATTTAGATCACCAAGTTCAGCTTTTAAAACCGACAACTGATTAATACCGACCTCGCGAGCAGCTTGATAACCTTGTTCAATAGTTAAACTATCGCCTAGTTTACCAATAATATTTTCACCATTAGCCTGTTTTGGACCTTTACCCGCTAAAAACATAAGATTATCTGTTCTTACCGCATGTACATAATTTGCAACCGGTATACCTTGATCACGCAATACAATCCCTAAACTATCTAAAACAGCTTCTGGGTTATAATTAGTGTCTACATTAGCACTCGCGGTATCATTTTCTGTCTTAGCTGGCTTGTTTACATCGCCACAACTCAGAACAAAAGCGGCTAAAAGCATTAAAACACAATATTTCATAGTTTTTAAATTAAAGGTGGTTATTAAGACTACAAGGTACCTAATACTTCATTATCAACACAATACCTCTAAAATCGAAATATATCGCATTGCATAAAAAACACCAAAAATTGTATAAACACTATTTTTTGTGCTTTCTGTCGCACTTAAGGTATCATTTTACTAAAAAAGCACTGTTATTATTTCATTTTTATTAGTTTAGCAAATTATGCAAAACAACAACTAAATCAATTTAAATATGGACAGTTCTAACTCAACTTCTAAAGTAAATGCGAATAGGCTCTTTTATGCCAGCTGTTTCGCATTAATTACCACGGCATTCTCTTTTGCCATTGCGGCAGGTATATTAGACCAATTAAAAACTGAATTAGAATTAAGCGCTAGTCAAGCGGGACTAATAACCTCTATGTGGTTTTTAGGTTTCCCAATTGCAATGGTAATCGGTGGCTTAATTTATCATAAAGTAGGTGGCAAAGTAATTATGCAGTTTGCATTTTTTGCGCATGCAGTTGGTATTTTGCTTTTGATTTTTTCTGGAAGTTATATGGGACTTTTAGTAGCTAACCTATTAATAGGTCTTGGTAACGGGTGTACCGAAGCTGCTTGTAACCCTATGATTGCCGATGCTTATAAAGGTAATAGAATGAGTACGATGCTAAACAGGTTTCACATGTGGTTTCCTGGTGGTATTGCTGTAGGTAGCTTGCTATCTGGATTCATGACAGATTTCGGTATCATTGGTCAAAGCCAAGTATGGTTGTTACTAATACCAGCTGTTATTTATGCATTTTTATTTTATGGTCAAACTTGGCCTAAAGCAAAAGTGGAAGAAGCTGCTACCATTAGCGGAAACTTAAAAGGAATGTTTACTCCCCTATTCTTGTTTATAGGAATATGTATGGCACTGACTGCAATTTCTGAATTTGGACCAAACCAATGGGTAGGTCTTATTCTTTCTAAAAGTGGTGCTGAGCCAACTTTAATTTTAGCATTGACTGCAGGGTTAATGGCTGTAGCACGTTTCTTTGGAGGAAGCATGGTTGCTAAATTTAACCAAACGGGAGTTCTATTAGGGTCTGCGGTTTTAGCGACTTTAGGTATCTATTTATTTAGCACACAAACAGGAGCTATGGCTTATGTTGCCGCTGTAATATTTGCACTTGGTGTTGCTTACTTCTGGCCAAACATGATTGGTTTAGCTGCAACAAAAACACCTAAAACAGGTGCATTAGGTATGTCTATCATTGGAGCTATAGGTATGTTCTCATCTTCTATCTTTCAACCGATTATTGGTGGTTGGATCGATGCTGATAGAGCTGCTGCAGAAGCACAAGGATTTACAGGTGATGAATTAGAGTTGATTTCAGGTCAAGAAACCTTAGGTACTATGGTACTATTCCCTGCTATTTTAATAGTTCTATTTACCATTCTATACTTCTGGCTAAAGAATAAAGAAAGTAACGTAGAGGTTGCCGCTGCGTAACCACTACAATTGACATAAAAAAATGCCGAACAATTGAATTGTTCGGCATTTTTTATTCGATTTAATGTCAGTGTTTACTCCAAAAGCAATTCTAACAATTGTATAGCTGCATCACTAATTTTAGTACCTGGTCCAAATACGGCAGTAGCGCCAGCTTCCTTTAGAAAATCATAATCTTGTTTTGGAATTACCCCACCAACAATAACCATAATATCTTCACGACCATAGCTTTTAAGTTCTTTAACCACTTCTGGCACCAAAGTTTTATGTCCGCCAGCGAGCGATGAAATTCCTAATATATGCACATCATTTTCGACTGCCTGCTTAGCAGTTTCTTTCGGAGTTTGAAAAAGCGGACCTATATCTACATCGAATCCTAGATCGGCATATCCTGTAGCCACAACTTTTGCTCCACGGTCATGACCATCTTGTCCCATTTTGGCTACCATAATACGTGGTCTACGACCGTCTTTTTCCGCAAATTGATCAGCTAGCTCTTGAGCCTTCTTAAAACTTGAATCATCTTTTATTTCTCTTGAATACACGCCTGTAAATGAATTTATAATTGCCTTATGTCTGCCAAATACCTCTTCTAAAGCACTACTTATTTCACCTAAAGTTGCTCTTTCCCTTGCGGCATCTACTGCTAAAGCTAATAAATTTTCTTGCGAATCACCATCTTCAAACTTACTTTTAGCCGCTATGGTCAGTGCCTTCAACTTTTCATGAACTACAGCTGTATTTCTACTTTTCTTTATTTCATCTAATCGCTGCAGTTGCTGTCTACGAACTTCTTTATTATCAACCTCTAAAATTTGAAGTTCATCTTCTTCGGTCAATTGATATTTATTAACACCTACAATTACATCTTGCTGACTATCTATTCGTGCCTGTTTTCTAGCGGCAGCTTCTTCAATTCTAGTTTTAGGTATACCAGTTTCAATCGCCTTGGTCATACCACCAAGACTCTCAACTTCTTCCATAAGCTCCCAAGCCTTATGCACCAACTCATCCGTAAGTTTCTCTACATAATAACTACCAGCCCATGGATCTACAATCTTGGTAATATTCGTTTCTTGTTGCAGATATATCTGAGTTTCTCTTGCAATACGCGCAGAGAAATCTGTAGGCAACGCTATTGCCTCATCTAAAGCATTTGTATGTAAGCTTTGCGTACCACCAAAAACGGCTGCAGAAGCTTCTATAGTCGTTCTTGCTACATTATTAAATGGATCTTGCTCGGTAAGGCTCCAACCACTAGTTTGACAATGCGTTCTAAGCATTAACGATTTTTCGTTCTTCGGATTGAATTCTTTCACCACTTTCGCCCAAAGCATTCTTGCTGCCCGCATTTTGGCTATCTCCATAAAGTGATTCATCCCTATTCCCCAGAAAAAGGAAAGTCGTGGTGCAAAATCATCAATCTGTAATCCTGCTTTTATTCCAGTTCTTATATATTCTAATCCGTCAGAAAGCGTATATGCCAATTCTAAATGAGCCGGAGCACCCGCTTCGTGCATGTGATAACCAGAAATACTAATGCTATTAAACTTAGGCATGTATTTACTGGTATACTCAAATATATCTGCCACTAATTGCATAGATGGTTTCGGCGGATAGATATAGGTGTTACGCACCATAAATTCTTTAAGAATATCGTTCTGTATCGTACCCGCTAACTTATCTAAGGAAACACCTTGTTCCTCAGCAGCCACG harbors:
- a CDS encoding RidA family protein → MKYCVLMLLAAFVLSCGDVNKPAKTENDTASANVDTNYNPEAVLDSLGIVLRDQGIPVANYVHAVRTDNLMFLAGKGPKQANGENIIGKLGDSLTIEQGYQAAREVGINQLSVLKAELGDLNKVKRIVSVHGMVNALPDFKDHSKVINGYSDLMVAVFGDKGKHARAAVGMGSLPGNMAVEVEMVVEVYE
- the scpA gene encoding methylmalonyl-CoA mutase → MSRKDLQHIQLNDSRVQGNNQKNVVSEIEESTFTTAETISLKKKYAKEDIADIEHLNFAAGIPPFLRGPYSTMYVLRPWTIRQYAGFSTAKESNEFYRKNLKAGQKGLSVAFDLPTHRGYDSDHERVVGDVGKAGVAIDSVEDMKVLFDGIPLNEMSVSMTMNGAVLPIMAFYIVAAEEQGVSLDKLAGTIQNDILKEFMVRNTYIYPPKPSMQLVADIFEYTSKYMPKFNSISISGYHMHEAGAPAHLELAYTLSDGLEYIRTGIKAGLQIDDFAPRLSFFWGIGMNHFMEIAKMRAARMLWAKVVKEFNPKNEKSLMLRTHCQTSGWSLTEQDPFNNVARTTIEASAAVFGGTQSLHTNALDEAIALPTDFSARIARETQIYLQQETNITKIVDPWAGSYYVEKLTDELVHKAWELMEEVESLGGMTKAIETGIPKTRIEEAAARKQARIDSQQDVIVGVNKYQLTEEDELQILEVDNKEVRRQQLQRLDEIKKSRNTAVVHEKLKALTIAAKSKFEDGDSQENLLALAVDAARERATLGEISSALEEVFGRHKAIINSFTGVYSREIKDDSSFKKAQELADQFAEKDGRRPRIMVAKMGQDGHDRGAKVVATGYADLGFDVDIGPLFQTPKETAKQAVENDVHILGISSLAGGHKTLVPEVVKELKSYGREDIMVIVGGVIPKQDYDFLKEAGATAVFGPGTKISDAAIQLLELLLE
- a CDS encoding arginine decarboxylase, yielding MNTKYIDLIDQTYYFPQEEFNLNGEHLQFHGIPLNEVVEQFGSPLKFTYLPKISENILRAKNWFANAIEKNNYKGKYHYCYCTKSSHFQHVMHEALKNEIHMETSSAFDINIIEKLKKDGKLTDQTYVICNGFKREKYIENIARLINNGHQNCVPIIDNYEEIDLLSDAINDTFKVGIRIASEEEPKFEFYTSRLGIGYKNIVPFYENQIKDNDKVELKMLHFFINTGIRDNAYYWNELVKCLKVYVRLKKICPSLDSLNIGGGFPIKNSLAFEYDYQYMINEILNQINITCSEADVPVPHIFTEFGSFTVGESGGAIYEILYQKQQNDREKWNMIDSSFITTLPDTWAINKRFIMLPINRWNDEYERVLLGGLTCDSDDYYNSEQNTNAIYLPKYKREKPLYIGFFNTGAYQESIGGYGGLQHCLIPQPKHILIDKDENGNFTYKQFRAQQKAEDLLDILGYDVTAEDE
- a CDS encoding deoxyhypusine synthase family protein, giving the protein MTKNKGAITNFIEKYYLHFNAAALVDAAKGYEEQLENGAKMLVSLAGAMSTAEIGKIFAEVIRQDKVQIISCTGANLEEDIMNLVAHSHYKRVPNYRDLTPQDEWDLLEKGLNRVTDTCIPEEEAFRRLQEHIFKIWKDADDKGERFLPHEFMYKMLLSGVLEEYYEIDLKDSWMYAAAEKNLPIICPGWEDSTMGNIFASYVMKGELKASTMKSGIEYMTFLADWYTENSQDGIGFFQIGGGIAGDFPICVVPMLYQDMERTDTPFWSYFCQISDSTTSYGSYSGAVPNEKITWGKLDINTPKFIIESDATIVAPLIFAYLLDM
- the speB gene encoding agmatinase encodes the protein MSTSKNYAGISDEFAQLEKSKIILIPVPYDGTSTWGKGADKGPEAFLEASENMELYDIETDSEVYKQGIHLTEPITENSSAEAVVNEVHAVTKDFIKRNKFVTLFGGEHSISIGSIRAFNECFDNLTVLQIDAHADLRESYEGTKYNHACAVYEASQTTNLVQVGIRSMDVIEKTVMDEEKTFFAHDMVNDEYWTDKVVEAMTENVFITFDLDAFDPSIMPSTGTPEPGGLLWYETMEFLKQVFEEKNVVGFDIVELCPNKNDKSSDFLAAKLYYKMLSYKFAGQDFEQEYDNTFDIDYKANTNSKFEDDEE
- a CDS encoding MFS transporter, translating into MDSSNSTSKVNANRLFYASCFALITTAFSFAIAAGILDQLKTELELSASQAGLITSMWFLGFPIAMVIGGLIYHKVGGKVIMQFAFFAHAVGILLLIFSGSYMGLLVANLLIGLGNGCTEAACNPMIADAYKGNRMSTMLNRFHMWFPGGIAVGSLLSGFMTDFGIIGQSQVWLLLIPAVIYAFLFYGQTWPKAKVEEAATISGNLKGMFTPLFLFIGICMALTAISEFGPNQWVGLILSKSGAEPTLILALTAGLMAVARFFGGSMVAKFNQTGVLLGSAVLATLGIYLFSTQTGAMAYVAAVIFALGVAYFWPNMIGLAATKTPKTGALGMSIIGAIGMFSSSIFQPIIGGWIDADRAAAEAQGFTGDELELISGQETLGTMVLFPAILIVLFTILYFWLKNKESNVEVAAA